The Thaumasiovibrio subtropicus genome window below encodes:
- a CDS encoding acyltransferase, giving the protein MHIFNIRNDHEYLESLGFSFSGNCKEVDNYIEFEDENTCSIQCSINGVLGKGNKITIRKNTRLRAEVTLLGSNNLLRLDGETPIDFELGICVLLQGEHNLVHIHKKVTAQDTTFVAQRGSKIVVEEDCMFSYGIILRTTDSHAVIDIMKREITNSPKSIHIGKHVWVCEKVSILKGSNIGSGSILAAGAIVKGNTPRNSIIGGVPATQQRDGVTWHRTQDATQEQIDAQVYAALNY; this is encoded by the coding sequence ATGCATATTTTCAACATTAGAAATGACCACGAGTATCTAGAATCTTTGGGATTTTCCTTTTCTGGTAATTGTAAGGAAGTAGATAATTACATTGAGTTTGAGGATGAGAACACTTGCAGTATACAGTGTTCGATTAATGGTGTCTTAGGGAAAGGAAATAAGATAACTATTCGTAAAAATACTAGGTTACGTGCAGAAGTAACCTTACTTGGAAGTAACAATCTACTTAGGCTTGATGGTGAAACACCCATAGATTTTGAATTGGGAATATGTGTTCTGTTGCAGGGTGAGCATAATTTGGTTCATATTCATAAGAAGGTGACCGCTCAGGATACTACTTTTGTTGCTCAACGGGGGAGTAAGATTGTGGTTGAAGAAGACTGTATGTTCTCATACGGCATTATTTTACGCACAACAGACTCCCACGCCGTGATAGATATCATGAAGCGAGAAATCACCAATTCCCCCAAAAGTATCCATATCGGTAAGCATGTGTGGGTCTGTGAAAAAGTCTCTATTTTGAAAGGATCTAATATTGGTTCTGGCTCAATACTTGCTGCTGGTGCGATAGTAAAGGGGAACACGCCTAGGAACTCTATAATAGGTGGTGTACCTGCTACGCAACAAAGAGATGGTGTTACATGGCATAGAACTCAAGATGCAACTCAAGAGCAGATTGACGCTCAAGTTTACGCCGCGCTTAACTATTAG
- a CDS encoding helix-turn-helix domain-containing protein, producing MNKTVHSKAPIAQIAKAINEERKRAGLSLSEVAKQAGIAKSTLSQLENGNGNPNIETLWAICHVLDIPFSRLIEPAEPRVTLIRNGEGVSVLSEHSDYEATLLSVCPGYAKRDLYTLAVNPGSVKYSDPHNAGVIEHVLIAQGKARVGLINEAHILNHGDYISYPGDQPHLFEALEENTLAILISEYR from the coding sequence TTGAACAAGACAGTTCACTCTAAAGCACCGATAGCACAAATTGCCAAGGCGATTAATGAAGAGCGAAAGCGTGCTGGTCTTTCGTTATCTGAAGTCGCAAAGCAAGCCGGCATTGCGAAATCAACGTTATCGCAATTAGAAAATGGCAATGGGAATCCGAATATTGAAACGCTGTGGGCCATCTGTCATGTACTGGATATTCCCTTTTCGAGGCTCATCGAGCCCGCAGAGCCACGCGTCACACTCATACGTAATGGCGAAGGAGTCTCTGTATTGTCAGAGCATAGTGACTATGAGGCCACCTTGCTTTCGGTGTGTCCCGGGTACGCCAAACGCGACCTTTATACCTTGGCCGTCAACCCAGGCTCAGTAAAATATTCTGATCCTCATAATGCTGGTGTCATCGAGCACGTGTTGATAGCGCAAGGTAAAGCCCGTGTTGGGCTCATCAACGAAGCCCACATTCTCAATCATGGCGACTACATCAGCTATCCCGGTGATCAACCCCATTTGTTTGAAGCACTTGAAGAAAACACGCTCGCCATATTGATCTCAGAGTACCGTTGA
- a CDS encoding cupin domain-containing protein encodes MFEYTLYEDLAAEIEIPRVGITSRPVFKSDRLRAVLFGFAEGEEMSEHTAAVPAIAQVLEGEATMTFEEEERKLHAGAWVLMDAHLPHSVVANQPLKLMLYLLRAPKPSGD; translated from the coding sequence ATGTTTGAGTATACACTTTACGAGGATCTTGCGGCGGAGATAGAGATTCCACGTGTCGGCATTACGAGCCGGCCTGTTTTCAAGAGCGATCGGTTACGGGCGGTGCTATTTGGCTTTGCGGAAGGCGAAGAAATGTCAGAGCATACCGCCGCGGTGCCCGCCATTGCACAAGTCTTGGAGGGCGAAGCGACGATGACATTTGAAGAAGAAGAGAGAAAACTTCACGCGGGGGCATGGGTACTCATGGACGCCCATCTACCACACAGCGTTGTCGCCAATCAGCCACTTAAGTTGATGCTTTACTTGTTACGAGCGCCCAAGCCAAGCGGCGACTAG
- a CDS encoding methyltransferase domain-containing protein, which produces MNDIKTLPDSERDIDKKAGHWVLAQLGKKVLRPGGKAMTQAMLSGLAIGEQDDVVEFAPGMGFTANLCLQKRPRSYTAIEQNEKAAQLVSQYLNGDRQICLVGNAQSTCLSAECATVVYGEAMLTMQSDTKKQAIVDEAARILRSGGRYGIHELCLVPNTLSDVQKRRIQKEISDTIKHPAKPLSVQEWCDLLEGAGFEVVVEHVAPMHLLEPRRMIDDEGVLGFLRIAKNLILKPDARKRVFGMRRIFRKHRDHLAAVTLVAKKKEQHHV; this is translated from the coding sequence ATGAATGATATAAAAACCCTGCCCGATTCAGAGCGGGATATTGATAAGAAAGCGGGTCATTGGGTATTGGCACAACTAGGTAAGAAAGTGCTGCGGCCCGGAGGGAAAGCCATGACGCAGGCAATGTTGTCTGGACTGGCAATTGGTGAACAGGATGACGTGGTGGAGTTTGCGCCTGGAATGGGGTTTACCGCGAACCTATGTCTGCAAAAAAGACCGCGAAGCTATACCGCAATAGAGCAAAATGAAAAGGCGGCTCAGTTAGTCAGCCAGTACTTGAACGGCGATCGTCAGATTTGCTTAGTGGGTAATGCTCAGTCGACTTGTTTGAGCGCAGAGTGCGCGACGGTTGTCTATGGTGAAGCCATGTTAACGATGCAAAGTGATACTAAAAAGCAAGCAATTGTTGATGAGGCTGCACGCATTTTAAGATCGGGAGGACGCTACGGTATTCATGAGCTTTGTTTGGTTCCGAACACATTGAGTGACGTTCAAAAACGGCGCATTCAGAAAGAGATTTCCGACACGATAAAACATCCGGCTAAGCCATTATCGGTGCAAGAATGGTGTGACTTACTCGAAGGTGCGGGTTTTGAGGTGGTTGTTGAACATGTTGCGCCTATGCATCTACTGGAGCCTCGCCGGATGATCGATGATGAAGGGGTGCTGGGTTTCCTTCGCATTGCTAAGAACCTCATTTTAAAACCTGATGCCAGAAAACGTGTGTTTGGCATGCGGCGAATATTTCGGAAACATCGAGATCATTTGGCAGCGGTAACGCTAGTAGCAAAGAAGAAGGAGCAGCACCATGTTTGA
- a CDS encoding cysteine peptidase family C39 domain-containing protein — translation MELNEALNWGFRRKLSDIRQTEAAECGIACLTMIADWHGFKQDLYSMRQFCDVSKNGMTMVSLIDCAQKIKLGARALHVEIDEMEHLKTPCILHWDMNHFVVLDKIKGNKYTVHDPARGKVVLNRDDINEHFTGVALELIPAPGFKKEDNRRVVKITDLIGNTEGFKSAIGRIFIFALCLELLIIIGPLINQLVIDEVLVGKDENLLVLIIVGLLLLAFTQMLVGLAREWSTIYLSVNFNMQWAANIFNHLIRLPIDWFEKRELGDISAKFDSINVVQHAITENIVEAILDSIIVVLTLSVMFLYSPMLSMVSIATTFVYVTMRLLWFDSFKKAEENIWMANAKENSHFLETVSGILSVRVNGGTSMRENVWLNLNVKRRNTQLYERKLGMIYGLMDQSLVGVSAAIVTFLGANLVLDSIFTIGMFMAYLSFQARFSSSIFSLINKIFEYKMLSVHTERLADIVLSKRSLDQKIYA, via the coding sequence ATGGAACTAAATGAAGCGCTTAACTGGGGCTTTAGACGAAAGCTATCAGATATTCGTCAGACGGAAGCGGCAGAATGCGGCATCGCTTGTCTTACAATGATTGCGGATTGGCATGGCTTTAAGCAAGATCTTTATTCAATGCGTCAGTTTTGTGATGTTTCAAAAAATGGCATGACAATGGTGTCCTTGATTGATTGCGCCCAGAAAATAAAATTAGGCGCTAGAGCACTACATGTAGAAATTGATGAGATGGAACATTTAAAGACTCCTTGTATTTTACACTGGGATATGAACCACTTCGTTGTACTAGATAAGATCAAAGGTAATAAATACACAGTTCATGATCCGGCTAGAGGTAAAGTTGTTTTAAATAGAGATGATATTAATGAGCATTTTACTGGTGTGGCTCTGGAGTTAATACCAGCACCTGGGTTTAAAAAAGAGGATAACCGAAGAGTTGTTAAAATAACTGACTTAATAGGGAATACTGAAGGCTTTAAGTCCGCAATTGGTCGAATATTCATATTTGCCTTGTGTTTAGAACTGTTGATTATAATCGGGCCCCTTATTAATCAACTCGTCATAGATGAAGTTCTGGTAGGTAAAGATGAAAATTTGCTAGTACTCATAATTGTTGGTTTACTCCTATTAGCATTTACACAGATGCTTGTTGGTCTAGCTCGAGAGTGGAGTACAATTTATCTCTCGGTAAACTTTAACATGCAGTGGGCTGCAAATATATTTAATCATTTGATTAGGCTTCCTATTGATTGGTTTGAAAAGAGAGAGCTTGGAGATATTTCAGCCAAGTTTGATTCAATTAATGTTGTCCAGCACGCTATTACAGAAAATATTGTAGAAGCGATACTTGATTCAATTATAGTAGTGTTAACTTTGTCCGTAATGTTTCTTTATAGCCCCATGTTATCAATGGTAAGTATTGCTACGACATTTGTATACGTAACAATGAGACTATTGTGGTTTGATAGTTTCAAGAAAGCGGAAGAAAATATTTGGATGGCAAATGCCAAAGAGAATAGCCATTTTTTAGAGACAGTGTCTGGTATTCTCAGCGTAAGAGTTAATGGCGGCACAAGTATGCGGGAAAACGTTTGGTTAAATCTCAACGTTAAACGTAGAAACACTCAACTCTATGAGCGAAAGCTGGGGATGATTTATGGGTTAATGGATCAGTCTCTCGTAGGTGTTTCAGCAGCGATAGTTACATTCTTGGGTGCTAATCTCGTTTTAGACTCGATATTTACTATCGGAATGTTTATGGCATACCTGTCCTTTCAAGCTCGATTTTCAAGTAGTATCTTCTCTCTTATTAATAAGATTTTTGAGTATAAGATGTTGAGTGTGCACACAGAGAGGTTAGCTGATATTGTTCTTTCCAAAAGGAGTCTCGACCAGAAAATCTACGCCTAA
- a CDS encoding HlyD family secretion protein: protein MIAFLSYGTYSRKVHLEGIVVSSNGVIKLSPSSQGNIEEILVTEGSYVSKGETLFVINHDRYDRNGRDITEKIIQNLNRQLESISHQMKSEYLINMNDISLNKHNFSLISEELRVTNRSYDLSKKRTTLKKEEVKSYESLLDGNFISELAYQNSLIDLAELEAIEEEKSLSVRRLERELSQLEFTLAQLELQGELRKSQLERQSDEILAQIVQLSSSSATVIKASLDGTITGLRAEVGQTVSEVDVLASIIPADSELLVELYSPSHSIGFVKANQNVGLRFPTFPYEKFGIQSGSVKQISRSTYSPSEISQLRSVVRKDQEALFKILVSLEKDTVTVYGNEEPLKIGMLVSADINVEKRNLSEWLLGPITGLHRKTLWN, encoded by the coding sequence ATGATTGCTTTTTTATCTTATGGGACTTATTCAAGGAAAGTTCATTTAGAAGGTATTGTTGTTTCTTCTAATGGTGTTATTAAGCTATCTCCTAGCAGTCAAGGAAATATTGAGGAAATTCTCGTCACCGAAGGAAGCTATGTTTCCAAGGGTGAAACTTTGTTTGTAATAAATCACGATCGATATGATCGCAACGGTAGAGACATAACTGAAAAAATAATACAGAATTTAAATAGACAGCTTGAATCTATTTCTCACCAGATGAAAAGTGAATATTTAATAAATATGAACGATATTAGCTTAAATAAGCATAATTTTTCTCTTATTTCGGAGGAATTGAGAGTGACTAATCGTTCATATGACCTATCGAAAAAAAGAACCACCTTAAAAAAAGAAGAAGTGAAGAGCTACGAGTCATTGTTAGATGGGAACTTCATATCTGAATTGGCGTATCAAAATTCATTGATTGACTTAGCAGAACTTGAGGCTATTGAAGAGGAAAAATCCCTATCGGTAAGAAGATTGGAACGAGAGTTGTCGCAATTGGAGTTTACGTTGGCCCAGCTTGAACTACAAGGTGAGTTGAGAAAGAGTCAACTCGAGCGTCAATCTGATGAAATACTCGCTCAAATAGTTCAACTGTCGTCTTCTAGCGCAACTGTCATTAAAGCGTCACTTGATGGAACTATTACAGGACTAAGAGCTGAAGTTGGTCAAACCGTGTCGGAAGTCGATGTCTTGGCTTCAATTATTCCAGCGGATTCTGAGTTACTCGTTGAGCTTTATTCTCCAAGCCATTCCATAGGCTTTGTAAAAGCTAATCAAAATGTTGGCCTTCGGTTTCCAACTTTCCCCTATGAAAAATTTGGCATTCAATCCGGGAGTGTCAAGCAGATTTCTCGATCTACTTATTCTCCTTCTGAAATTTCACAGTTGCGCTCTGTTGTTAGAAAAGATCAAGAAGCATTATTTAAGATACTTGTCTCTTTAGAAAAAGATACGGTAACTGTTTACGGGAATGAAGAGCCGCTAAAAATTGGGATGCTAGTTTCTGCAGACATAAATGTAGAGAAACGAAATTTGTCTGAATGGCTTTTGGGCCCAATAACAGGTTTACATCGGAAGACATTATGGAACTAA
- a CDS encoding serine hydrolase domain-containing protein — protein MRKAAFTFVMLSAISPLSNATGNLIDAIESNLYSPIEIVGDAPSTLQQRMAHYQVPGLVIAVINDHELAWVKGYGVKEAGKAAPVTEETLFQVASISKAVTSTAVLHLASQDKIDLDKEANDYLTSWKVPDSKHTTHHPVLVRHFINHTSGLSQHGFPGYPIDQPVPNAAQILTGEAPANTEAVHSILPPGISLKYSGGGYTALQQLLIDHFDIPFAALLEQTLLSPLKMENSTFELPLPESKSAQVATGHPQNGLPIEGRYHQFPELAAAGLWTTAPDLAKFIIEIQTALKGGESHLIDQKTAKTLTSPSIVPYHGMGYFLNDYQRDGNGYFEHSGWNYGYVSRFVAHTQSGQGVIVLTNANQPGILSEIVNSVAKAYEWQDFSIAQRTPKTITEDEITLAIGTYRHENGYEMSIFREGKRLFIQFPEQEKKELIKTADYTFIRRDLETPMIISHQDDGVGLAFVNPDGSRTEYTKR, from the coding sequence ATGAGAAAGGCTGCATTCACATTCGTTATGCTAAGTGCGATTTCGCCATTGAGTAATGCCACGGGTAACTTAATCGACGCCATAGAATCTAACCTCTATTCCCCCATCGAAATTGTGGGGGACGCGCCCTCAACGTTACAACAACGCATGGCGCACTATCAGGTTCCGGGCTTGGTGATCGCCGTCATCAATGATCATGAACTGGCCTGGGTTAAAGGGTATGGTGTCAAGGAGGCTGGAAAGGCCGCGCCTGTTACAGAAGAGACGCTCTTTCAAGTCGCCTCAATCAGTAAAGCCGTCACATCAACAGCAGTGCTCCACTTAGCAAGCCAAGATAAAATTGATTTGGACAAAGAAGCGAACGACTACCTCACCAGTTGGAAAGTGCCGGATTCAAAACACACCACCCATCATCCAGTATTAGTGCGCCATTTTATCAATCATACCAGCGGCCTAAGTCAACATGGTTTTCCGGGATACCCTATCGACCAGCCTGTACCTAATGCGGCTCAGATACTGACAGGCGAAGCGCCCGCTAACACTGAAGCGGTCCACTCCATTCTTCCGCCAGGCATTTCGTTAAAATACTCTGGCGGAGGATACACTGCCCTGCAGCAACTGCTCATTGACCACTTTGATATCCCTTTCGCGGCGCTCTTAGAACAGACACTGCTCTCACCACTCAAGATGGAGAACAGCACATTTGAGCTACCTTTACCTGAATCAAAATCGGCGCAAGTCGCCACTGGCCATCCGCAAAATGGGCTGCCTATTGAAGGTCGCTATCATCAATTTCCTGAGCTCGCTGCCGCTGGTCTTTGGACAACCGCCCCCGACCTCGCCAAGTTTATTATCGAAATCCAAACAGCCTTAAAAGGCGGAGAGAGCCATCTCATTGATCAGAAAACCGCAAAGACACTCACCTCACCCAGCATTGTGCCTTACCATGGCATGGGCTATTTCTTAAATGACTATCAACGCGACGGTAATGGGTACTTTGAGCATTCTGGCTGGAACTATGGGTATGTGTCCCGCTTCGTCGCTCATACTCAGTCGGGGCAAGGTGTCATCGTGCTGACAAACGCCAATCAGCCGGGAATATTGTCTGAGATTGTTAATAGTGTTGCTAAAGCCTACGAATGGCAGGATTTCTCTATCGCGCAACGCACACCTAAGACAATCACAGAGGATGAAATCACGCTGGCTATCGGCACTTATCGCCATGAAAACGGCTACGAGATGTCAATCTTCCGAGAAGGTAAGCGACTCTTTATCCAGTTCCCTGAGCAAGAGAAAAAAGAGCTGATTAAAACCGCCGATTACACCTTCATTCGACGAGATTTAGAAACACCGATGATCATTTCACATCAAGACGATGGCGTAGGTCTGGCATTTGTCAATCCAGATGGTTCAAGAACTGAGTACACGAAGCGCTAG
- a CDS encoding ATP-binding cassette domain-containing protein, whose protein sequence is MALVGRSGTGKTTIAKLAMGLYKPTSGVISAFGQDINKTDLNTLRQSVGTVFQDDRLFNGSILQNISFFSQEPDLTWAIECAVRANVHDEISAMPMGYHSLIGEMGSSLSGGQKQRVLLARALYKKPRFLLLDEATSHLDVENEKVVNNTLRNLGITVFQIAHRPETIALADRVIEL, encoded by the coding sequence GTGGCTTTAGTTGGAAGATCTGGAACTGGAAAGACAACCATAGCTAAGTTGGCAATGGGACTTTATAAGCCTACATCGGGTGTTATTTCGGCGTTTGGCCAAGACATTAACAAGACAGATCTTAATACTCTAAGACAATCAGTCGGAACAGTTTTTCAAGATGATCGTCTATTTAACGGATCAATATTACAGAACATCTCATTCTTTTCTCAAGAACCTGACTTAACATGGGCTATCGAGTGTGCAGTTCGAGCTAATGTTCATGATGAAATTAGCGCGATGCCGATGGGGTATCACTCATTAATTGGGGAAATGGGTAGCTCTTTATCAGGTGGTCAAAAACAGAGAGTGTTGTTGGCAAGAGCGTTGTATAAGAAGCCACGCTTTTTATTACTAGATGAAGCTACAAGTCATTTAGATGTAGAGAATGAAAAAGTGGTAAACAATACACTAAGAAATCTAGGGATTACTGTCTTTCAAATAGCACATCGGCCAGAAACAATAGCTTTGGCTGATCGTGTAATAGAGTTATAG
- a CDS encoding radical SAM protein, whose product MEFIKLDNAGDGEKYININWALMNQCNYECSYCHPDLNSGSIKALEYDVLVSFINRVFDYCESLGRKPYFELGGGEVTLLRWFKELVWDIHNRGGLVSIISNASKSLNWWRENVPALHGVYLSYHSEYVDDDKFVDVAKILADSPTTNLTVNVMMNPQRFEQCVSFANRLKNEVVCEISMQPLYHGFGHGGLTKRYEYTDIQDEIMKKFRGHSVNKNIPKPRGLVSVEMPNGEFIERSSFDLLVEQEINFVGWSCNAGIENIVITFKGDIYRAWCMQDGPIGTVFDKDFDFPIEPTLCKTKICQCGADICSTKIKNPISRHIENNIIMKTG is encoded by the coding sequence ATGGAATTTATAAAGCTAGATAATGCCGGTGATGGTGAAAAATACATTAACATAAATTGGGCTCTAATGAATCAGTGCAATTACGAATGTTCATACTGTCATCCTGACCTGAATAGTGGCAGTATAAAGGCACTAGAATACGATGTATTAGTTAGCTTTATAAATCGAGTATTTGACTATTGTGAGTCTTTGGGAAGAAAACCGTATTTTGAGTTAGGTGGTGGTGAGGTTACACTTCTACGCTGGTTCAAGGAACTAGTTTGGGATATTCATAATCGAGGCGGATTGGTTTCAATCATTTCAAATGCATCTAAGTCTTTAAATTGGTGGAGAGAAAATGTACCTGCTCTCCATGGAGTATATTTGAGTTATCATTCAGAGTACGTTGATGATGATAAATTTGTTGATGTTGCAAAGATACTTGCTGATTCTCCAACTACAAACTTGACTGTGAATGTAATGATGAATCCACAGAGATTCGAACAGTGTGTAAGTTTCGCTAATAGGCTAAAAAATGAGGTTGTTTGTGAAATATCAATGCAACCACTTTATCATGGATTTGGGCATGGCGGCCTTACTAAGCGTTATGAGTATACTGATATTCAAGACGAAATTATGAAGAAGTTTAGAGGCCATAGTGTCAATAAAAATATTCCAAAGCCAAGAGGTTTAGTCAGTGTTGAAATGCCAAATGGAGAATTTATTGAAAGAAGTAGCTTTGACCTTTTAGTTGAGCAAGAGATTAATTTTGTTGGTTGGTCATGCAATGCGGGAATAGAGAATATAGTTATTACTTTTAAAGGTGATATATATAGAGCTTGGTGTATGCAAGATGGCCCAATTGGTACAGTTTTTGATAAAGATTTTGATTTCCCTATTGAGCCAACACTTTGTAAAACAAAGATTTGTCAGTGTGGTGCAGATATATGTTCCACTAAGATTAAGAATCCAATAAGTCGGCATATAGAGAACAACATTATAATGAAGACAGGTTAG
- a CDS encoding LysE family translocator has product MEYLWSVVVFAVVSSATPGPNNLMVMTSGVNFGVKRSLPLLAGICIGFSFMLFLMGIGLGQVFVMFPNLQLGLKVLGTSYLLYLSWLIASAEGTGSGDKQTKPLGFLKGAMFQWVNAKAWVVALGAVTAFMQGSDVNYLAQALLITAVFFIASFPSVGVWLWFGSKMTKLLKSEKQRRAFNISMALLLVWSIYPVVRELIALIWPA; this is encoded by the coding sequence ATGGAGTATCTTTGGTCAGTGGTCGTGTTTGCGGTGGTATCCAGTGCGACGCCGGGGCCTAACAACTTGATGGTGATGACGTCGGGTGTCAATTTTGGTGTGAAACGAAGCCTCCCATTGTTAGCGGGCATCTGTATTGGCTTTAGCTTTATGCTGTTTTTAATGGGTATTGGTCTTGGACAGGTTTTCGTTATGTTTCCCAATCTGCAACTGGGGCTGAAAGTGTTGGGGACAAGTTATCTGCTGTACCTCTCCTGGTTAATTGCCAGTGCGGAAGGTACAGGGAGCGGGGATAAGCAAACCAAGCCTTTGGGCTTTCTGAAAGGCGCGATGTTTCAATGGGTGAATGCCAAGGCGTGGGTGGTCGCGCTGGGTGCGGTGACGGCATTTATGCAAGGTTCAGACGTAAACTATCTTGCACAGGCACTGCTGATAACCGCGGTTTTCTTCATTGCCAGCTTTCCAAGTGTTGGGGTATGGCTGTGGTTTGGTTCAAAGATGACCAAGTTACTGAAGTCCGAAAAGCAGCGCCGCGCATTTAACATCAGCATGGCACTGCTACTCGTTTGGTCTATTTATCCGGTAGTGAGAGAGTTAATCGCCCTCATTTGGCCGGCTTGA
- a CDS encoding glycosyltransferase family 2 protein produces the protein MDNMSLMISVLFLFELVGNAGLLLVFLFKKTTSSYDEKLPSSTVFIPYYNEDPELLVRSLNSINNQIKVEKLQVLVINDGSTNDSPKIVDEWLLSTDLNHDFELINIEKNGGRKGFALDHALSLDVARGDIYIVVDSDTCIDEMGVFYLAEKIASDDKYAAVCGYIVPDNSSESILVKSQYYEHAGVYRALRSAQDKMGMVPVLAGAFVAHRADVVKQLGGWSAWLVEDISWCWKALANNYKTGYASKATARTQCPDDSRSLFRQRRRWARGRVEAFFETWKVSTQSGFASLPVFMFTTIQYFTPPILITFPLLIIFNMWLPLAIYTATIF, from the coding sequence ATGGATAATATGTCTTTAATGATATCAGTGCTTTTTCTATTTGAGCTAGTAGGTAATGCCGGGCTACTTTTAGTGTTTCTTTTCAAAAAGACCACAAGTAGTTATGATGAGAAATTGCCAAGCTCTACAGTTTTTATTCCGTACTACAATGAAGATCCAGAGCTACTAGTTCGATCATTGAATAGTATAAACAATCAAATAAAAGTAGAAAAATTACAAGTTCTCGTTATTAATGATGGGTCAACAAATGACTCTCCAAAAATTGTAGACGAGTGGTTGTTGAGCACTGATCTAAATCACGATTTTGAACTGATCAATATTGAGAAAAATGGTGGAAGAAAAGGGTTTGCTCTTGATCATGCTTTGAGTTTAGATGTGGCAAGAGGTGATATTTATATTGTTGTTGATAGCGACACTTGTATCGATGAAATGGGCGTTTTTTACCTCGCTGAAAAAATAGCGAGTGATGATAAATATGCTGCTGTCTGCGGATACATTGTGCCTGATAACAGTAGTGAGTCAATACTCGTTAAATCGCAATACTACGAGCATGCTGGTGTTTATCGAGCTTTGAGAAGTGCACAAGATAAGATGGGCATGGTACCTGTATTGGCTGGTGCATTCGTTGCTCATCGGGCAGATGTCGTTAAGCAATTGGGAGGCTGGAGTGCTTGGCTCGTTGAAGATATTTCATGGTGTTGGAAGGCGTTAGCAAATAACTATAAAACCGGCTATGCGAGCAAGGCTACAGCGCGGACACAATGCCCAGATGATAGTAGATCTCTCTTTAGGCAACGTCGACGTTGGGCTAGAGGTCGTGTAGAAGCCTTTTTTGAAACCTGGAAAGTATCGACCCAGAGTGGATTTGCGTCATTGCCCGTGTTTATGTTTACAACGATTCAGTATTTTACGCCACCAATATTAATTACCTTTCCTTTACTTATTATTTTTAATATGTGGCTGCCATTGGCAATCTATACCGCCACTATTTTTTGA